One part of the Nymphalis io chromosome 22, ilAglIoxx1.1, whole genome shotgun sequence genome encodes these proteins:
- the LOC126777332 gene encoding uncharacterized protein LOC126777332: MLNLTTNKYERLKSELIKRLSASKEKKLKQLLMHEELGDRKPSQFYRHLTNLAGPGVPEDFLRTIWASRLPHNMQAIIALQSKSTMDDLAELADRISDVVGPQMASTSAVTSNSSENTEIAALAKQVASLTEKIERMSRERGRSRYRNRSRHRSSSTRSKSSSHCWYHQHFGERAKKCIPPCDYRASGNAKGDQ; this comes from the coding sequence ATGCTTAACTTAActactaataaatatgaaaggctAAAAAGCGAGTTGATAAAAAGATTATCTGCTTCCAAGGAGAAGAAATTAAAGCAGCTCCTCATGCACGAGGAATTAGGAGACAGAAAACCTTCACAGTTCTACAGGCATCTTACGAACTTAGCTGGACCTGGAGTACCAGAAGACTTCCTGCGCACTATATGGGCAAGTCGACTCCCTCATAATATGCAAGCAATTATTGCTTTGCAATCGAAAAGCACGATGGACGATCTGGCGGAATTAGCTGACCGAATTAGCGACGTGGTCGGACCTCAAATGGCGTCAACATCAGCCGTCACGAGTAATAGCAGTGAAAATACCGAAATTGCAGCCCTGGCTAAACAAGTCGCTAGTTTAACCGAAAAAATAGAAAGGATGTCGAGAGAGCGCGGACGGTCTAGATACCGGAACCGCAGTCGTCATCGCTCGAGTTCTACGCGATCAAAATCTTCATCACACTGCTGGTACCATCAACATTTCGGCGAACGTGCTAAAAAGTGTATACCGCCATGTGACTACCGAGCGTCGGGAAACGCAAAGGGCGATCAGTAA
- the LOC126777196 gene encoding uncharacterized protein LOC126777196 isoform X1, producing MSDNLKTLIKKRSSIKPKLTIFNNYLMLIKSSPELSELQRLDLMERFRKFENLYNEFDDLQNTIELLSEDAESTFTEREDFDRQYFNLVALTRSLLGASSNGTGSEAGFKDADSGAHISNSRNFIRLPKIDLPHFDGTYQCWLEFRDTFTSLIHNNTTINDINKFRYLRASLQGNAALIIKNIDFKGNHYNIAWDLLCERYNNNRILVNNHIQALFDVESITNESSVSIRNLVDTINKNVRALTTLNQPTQYWDTLLIYIMSKKLDLKTSRDWEEHRNNTLKDDPTLAQFCSFLNKKADWLESVESNINLSQNNIIVALNNNHSNKFVPDKTTQIPKKSNNNFNKCPLCSQAHALYKCDSFRSLSIESRIQKANDYNVCLNCLRLGHSAKQCKLSHCKYCKIKHNTLLHLNSNDFKTVNSLLSSLHLATSNVALPANCLQLATSAHVLLSTALVNVIGASGKKYTARLLLDNGSTANFVTQTFFEKLGLLRRGTGTRVTGQIQMV from the exons atgtctgataatttaaaaacccTTATTAAAAAACGTAGTTCAATAAAGcctaaattaacaatatttaataattatttaatgttaataaaaagcaGTCCCGAATTATCAGAGTTACAACGTCTTGACCTCATGGAACGTTTtcgtaaatttgaaaatttatataatgaatttgatGACCTGCAGAATACGATTGAACTACTTTCCGAGGATGCCGAGTCTACGTTTACTGAGCGTGAGGACTTCGACCGTCAGTATTTCAATCTGGTGGCACTCACGCGCAGCCTGCTCGGTGCTTCGTCCAACGGTACTGGATCTGAGGCGGGCTTCAAAGATGCTGACTCAGGTGCACATATTTCCAATTCAAGGAATTTTATTCGTTTGCCTAAAATAGATTTACCGCATTTCGACGGGACCTATCAATGCTGGCTAGAATTTCGCGATACTTTTACATCTTTAATTCACAACAATACTACCAttaatgatatcaataaattcCGTTACCTTCGAGCTTCACTCCAGGGTAATGcagctttaattattaaaaatattgattttaaagggAATCATTACAATATTGCATGGGATCTTTTATGCGAACGATACAATAATAATCGCATTCTCGTCAATAACCACATACAGGCCCTTTTTGATGTCGAGTCAATAACAAATGAGTCTAGTGTTTCAATTAGAAATCTAGTTGATAcgatcaataaaaatgttagggCATTAACAACATTAAATCAGCCCACTCAATATTGGGATACTTtactcatttatataatgtctaaaaaattagatttaaaaactaGTCGTGATTGGGAAGAACATAGAAACAATACTTTAAAAGATGATCCCACTCTAGCacaattttgttcttttttaaacaaaaaggcAGATTGGTTGGAATCCGTcgaatcaaatattaatctttctcaaaataatattattgttgctttaaataataatcattcaaataaatttgttcCAGATAAAACTACTCAAATaccaaaaaaatctaataataattttaataaatgtccgCTTTGCTCCCAAGCACATGCTTTATACAAATGTGATTCATTTCGAAGTTTATCTATTGAAAGTCGCATACAAAAGGCAAATGATTATAATGTTTGTCTTAATTGCTTACGGTTAGGCCATTCTGCTAAGCAATGCAAACTATCACAttgcaaatattgtaaaataaaacataatacgcTTTTGCATTTAAATTCGAATGACTTCAAAACTGTCAATTCATTGCTTTCTTCTTTGCACCTTGCTACGTCAAATGTTGCACTTCCGGCCAATTGCTTGCAGCTTGCTACTTCTGCGCATGTATTACTGTCCACAGCTCTGGTGAACGTGATCGGCGCGTCGGGTAAAAAGTACACTGCACGTCTACTGCTGGACAACGGTAGCACGGCCAACTTTGTTACGCAGACATTCTTCGAGAAACTGGGTTTGTTACGACGCGGTACTGGCACCAGGGTAACAG GCCAAATCCAAATGGTTTAG
- the LOC126777196 gene encoding uncharacterized protein LOC126777196 isoform X4 — translation MSDNLKTLIKKRSSIKPKLTIFNNYLMLIKSSPELSELQRLDLMERFRKFENLYNEFDDLQNTIELLSEDAESTFTEREDFDRQYFNLVALTRSLLGASSNGTGSEAGFKDADSDKTTQIPKKSNNNFNKCPLCSQAHALYKCDSFRSLSIESRIQKANDYNVCLNCLRLGHSAKQCKLSHCKYCKIKHNTLLHLNSNDFKTVNSLLSSLHLATSNVALPANCLQLATSAHVLLSTALVNVIGASGKKYTARLLLDNGSTANFVTQTFFEKLGLLRRGTGTRVTGINNRISTSTQSCQLLIESLCCAYTVDIECHILPEISKVLPSSFVHINHVSIPSGRQVKVRFRRP, via the exons atgtctgataatttaaaaacccTTATTAAAAAACGTAGTTCAATAAAGcctaaattaacaatatttaataattatttaatgttaataaaaagcaGTCCCGAATTATCAGAGTTACAACGTCTTGACCTCATGGAACGTTTtcgtaaatttgaaaatttatataatgaatttgatGACCTGCAGAATACGATTGAACTACTTTCCGAGGATGCCGAGTCTACGTTTACTGAGCGTGAGGACTTCGACCGTCAGTATTTCAATCTGGTGGCACTCACGCGCAGCCTGCTCGGTGCTTCGTCCAACGGTACTGGATCTGAGGCGGGCTTCAAAGATGCTGACTCAG ATAAAACTACTCAAATaccaaaaaaatctaataataattttaataaatgtccgCTTTGCTCCCAAGCACATGCTTTATACAAATGTGATTCATTTCGAAGTTTATCTATTGAAAGTCGCATACAAAAGGCAAATGATTATAATGTTTGTCTTAATTGCTTACGGTTAGGCCATTCTGCTAAGCAATGCAAACTATCACAttgcaaatattgtaaaataaaacataatacgcTTTTGCATTTAAATTCGAATGACTTCAAAACTGTCAATTCATTGCTTTCTTCTTTGCACCTTGCTACGTCAAATGTTGCACTTCCGGCCAATTGCTTGCAGCTTGCTACTTCTGCGCATGTATTACTGTCCACAGCTCTGGTGAACGTGATCGGCGCGTCGGGTAAAAAGTACACTGCACGTCTACTGCTGGACAACGGTAGCACGGCCAACTTTGTTACGCAGACATTCTTCGAGAAACTGGGTTTGTTACGACGCGGTACTGGCACCAGGGTAACAGGTATTAATAATCGTATTTCTACTAGTACACAGTCTTGTCAACTCCTAATAGAGTCTTTATGCTGTGCCTATACTGTAGATATAGAGTGTCATATCTTGCCTGAAATTTCAAAAGTGTTACCGTCGTCTTTCGTACACATCAACCACGTCTCTATTCCTTCAGGTCGTCAGGTCAAGGTCAGGTTCCGTCGGCCGTAG
- the LOC126777196 gene encoding uncharacterized protein LOC126777196 isoform X2 has product MSDNLKTLIKKRSSIKPKLTIFNNYLMLIKSSPELSELQRLDLMERFRKFENLYNEFDDLQNTIELLSEDAESTFTEREDFDRQYFNLVALTRSLLGASSNGTGSEAGFKDADSGAHISNSRNFIRLPKIDLPHFDGTYQCWLEFRDTFTSLIHNNTTINDINKFRYLRASLQGNAALIIKNIDFKGNHYNIAWDLLCERYNNNRILVNNHIQALFDVESITNESSVSIRNLVDTINKNVRALTTLNQPTQYWDTLLIYIMSKKLDLKTSRDWEEHRNNTLKDDPTLAQFCSFLNKKADWLESVESNINLSQNNIIVALNNNHSNKFVPDKTTQIPKKSNNNFNKCPLCSQAHALYKCDSFRSLSIESRIQKANDYNVCLNCLRLGHSAKQCKLSHCKYCKIKHNTLLHLNSNDFKTVNSLLSSLHLATSNVALPANCLQLATSAHVLLSTALVNVIGASGKKYTARLLLDNGSTANFVTQTFFEKLGLLRRGTGTRVTVPQGR; this is encoded by the coding sequence atgtctgataatttaaaaacccTTATTAAAAAACGTAGTTCAATAAAGcctaaattaacaatatttaataattatttaatgttaataaaaagcaGTCCCGAATTATCAGAGTTACAACGTCTTGACCTCATGGAACGTTTtcgtaaatttgaaaatttatataatgaatttgatGACCTGCAGAATACGATTGAACTACTTTCCGAGGATGCCGAGTCTACGTTTACTGAGCGTGAGGACTTCGACCGTCAGTATTTCAATCTGGTGGCACTCACGCGCAGCCTGCTCGGTGCTTCGTCCAACGGTACTGGATCTGAGGCGGGCTTCAAAGATGCTGACTCAGGTGCACATATTTCCAATTCAAGGAATTTTATTCGTTTGCCTAAAATAGATTTACCGCATTTCGACGGGACCTATCAATGCTGGCTAGAATTTCGCGATACTTTTACATCTTTAATTCACAACAATACTACCAttaatgatatcaataaattcCGTTACCTTCGAGCTTCACTCCAGGGTAATGcagctttaattattaaaaatattgattttaaagggAATCATTACAATATTGCATGGGATCTTTTATGCGAACGATACAATAATAATCGCATTCTCGTCAATAACCACATACAGGCCCTTTTTGATGTCGAGTCAATAACAAATGAGTCTAGTGTTTCAATTAGAAATCTAGTTGATAcgatcaataaaaatgttagggCATTAACAACATTAAATCAGCCCACTCAATATTGGGATACTTtactcatttatataatgtctaaaaaattagatttaaaaactaGTCGTGATTGGGAAGAACATAGAAACAATACTTTAAAAGATGATCCCACTCTAGCacaattttgttcttttttaaacaaaaaggcAGATTGGTTGGAATCCGTcgaatcaaatattaatctttctcaaaataatattattgttgctttaaataataatcattcaaataaatttgttcCAGATAAAACTACTCAAATaccaaaaaaatctaataataattttaataaatgtccgCTTTGCTCCCAAGCACATGCTTTATACAAATGTGATTCATTTCGAAGTTTATCTATTGAAAGTCGCATACAAAAGGCAAATGATTATAATGTTTGTCTTAATTGCTTACGGTTAGGCCATTCTGCTAAGCAATGCAAACTATCACAttgcaaatattgtaaaataaaacataatacgcTTTTGCATTTAAATTCGAATGACTTCAAAACTGTCAATTCATTGCTTTCTTCTTTGCACCTTGCTACGTCAAATGTTGCACTTCCGGCCAATTGCTTGCAGCTTGCTACTTCTGCGCATGTATTACTGTCCACAGCTCTGGTGAACGTGATCGGCGCGTCGGGTAAAAAGTACACTGCACGTCTACTGCTGGACAACGGTAGCACGGCCAACTTTGTTACGCAGACATTCTTCGAGAAACTGGGTTTGTTACGACGCGGTACTGGCACCAGGGTAACAG
- the LOC126777196 gene encoding uncharacterized protein LOC126777196 isoform X5 — MSDNLKTLIKKRSSIKPKLTIFNNYLMLIKSSPELSELQRLDLMERFRKFENLYNEFDDLQNTIELLSEDAESTFTEREDFDRQYFNLVALTRSLLGASSNGTGSEAGFKDADSGQIQMV, encoded by the coding sequence atgtctgataatttaaaaacccTTATTAAAAAACGTAGTTCAATAAAGcctaaattaacaatatttaataattatttaatgttaataaaaagcaGTCCCGAATTATCAGAGTTACAACGTCTTGACCTCATGGAACGTTTtcgtaaatttgaaaatttatataatgaatttgatGACCTGCAGAATACGATTGAACTACTTTCCGAGGATGCCGAGTCTACGTTTACTGAGCGTGAGGACTTCGACCGTCAGTATTTCAATCTGGTGGCACTCACGCGCAGCCTGCTCGGTGCTTCGTCCAACGGTACTGGATCTGAGGCGGGCTTCAAAGATGCTGACTCAG
- the LOC126777196 gene encoding uncharacterized protein LOC126777196 isoform X3, with protein MSDNLKTLIKKRSSIKPKLTIFNNYLMLIKSSPELSELQRLDLMERFRKFENLYNEFDDLQNTIELLSEDAESTFTEREDFDRQYFNLVALTRSLLGASSNGTGSEAGFKDADSGAHISNSRNFIRLPKIDLPHFDGTYQCWLEFRDTFTSLIHNNTTINDINKFRYLRASLQGNAALIIKNIDFKGNHYNIAWDLLCERYNNNRILVNNHIQALFDVESITNESSVSIRNLVDTINKNVRALTTLNQPTQYWDTLLIYIMSKKLDLKTSRDWEEHRNNTLKDDPTLAQFCSFLNKKADWLESVESNINLSQNNIIVALNNNHSNKFVPDKTTQIPKKSNNNFNKCPLCSQAHALYKCDSFRSLSIESRIQKANDYNVCLNCLRLGHSAKQCKLSHCKYCKIKHNTLLHLNSNDFKTVNSLLSSLHLATSNVALPANCLQLATSAHVLLSTALVNVIGASGKKYTARLLLDNGSTANFVTQTFFEKLGQIQMV; from the coding sequence atgtctgataatttaaaaacccTTATTAAAAAACGTAGTTCAATAAAGcctaaattaacaatatttaataattatttaatgttaataaaaagcaGTCCCGAATTATCAGAGTTACAACGTCTTGACCTCATGGAACGTTTtcgtaaatttgaaaatttatataatgaatttgatGACCTGCAGAATACGATTGAACTACTTTCCGAGGATGCCGAGTCTACGTTTACTGAGCGTGAGGACTTCGACCGTCAGTATTTCAATCTGGTGGCACTCACGCGCAGCCTGCTCGGTGCTTCGTCCAACGGTACTGGATCTGAGGCGGGCTTCAAAGATGCTGACTCAGGTGCACATATTTCCAATTCAAGGAATTTTATTCGTTTGCCTAAAATAGATTTACCGCATTTCGACGGGACCTATCAATGCTGGCTAGAATTTCGCGATACTTTTACATCTTTAATTCACAACAATACTACCAttaatgatatcaataaattcCGTTACCTTCGAGCTTCACTCCAGGGTAATGcagctttaattattaaaaatattgattttaaagggAATCATTACAATATTGCATGGGATCTTTTATGCGAACGATACAATAATAATCGCATTCTCGTCAATAACCACATACAGGCCCTTTTTGATGTCGAGTCAATAACAAATGAGTCTAGTGTTTCAATTAGAAATCTAGTTGATAcgatcaataaaaatgttagggCATTAACAACATTAAATCAGCCCACTCAATATTGGGATACTTtactcatttatataatgtctaaaaaattagatttaaaaactaGTCGTGATTGGGAAGAACATAGAAACAATACTTTAAAAGATGATCCCACTCTAGCacaattttgttcttttttaaacaaaaaggcAGATTGGTTGGAATCCGTcgaatcaaatattaatctttctcaaaataatattattgttgctttaaataataatcattcaaataaatttgttcCAGATAAAACTACTCAAATaccaaaaaaatctaataataattttaataaatgtccgCTTTGCTCCCAAGCACATGCTTTATACAAATGTGATTCATTTCGAAGTTTATCTATTGAAAGTCGCATACAAAAGGCAAATGATTATAATGTTTGTCTTAATTGCTTACGGTTAGGCCATTCTGCTAAGCAATGCAAACTATCACAttgcaaatattgtaaaataaaacataatacgcTTTTGCATTTAAATTCGAATGACTTCAAAACTGTCAATTCATTGCTTTCTTCTTTGCACCTTGCTACGTCAAATGTTGCACTTCCGGCCAATTGCTTGCAGCTTGCTACTTCTGCGCATGTATTACTGTCCACAGCTCTGGTGAACGTGATCGGCGCGTCGGGTAAAAAGTACACTGCACGTCTACTGCTGGACAACGGTAGCACGGCCAACTTTGTTACGCAGACATTCTTCGAGAAACTGG